The Aedes albopictus strain Foshan chromosome 1, AalbF5, whole genome shotgun sequence genomic interval GAGAACCTCGCCCACATCAAGAACCAGAAGCTCAACGGGACACGTGCCTTCGCCATCATCGATCCAGCTCATCACGTCTACCCGGAGGACAACCGCAAGATCAACGTCCTGCCCGCTCAGGTCAACGACAGCTCCATCCGCATCCACGGCACCTGGAAGAAGTTCCAGATCGTGTGGGATCCCGTCTCCAACGTAGACTACGGCAAAGTGTTCTACAAGCTCACGATCAAAGTCGCCGGCCGTCAAGAAGAGATCCTCGAACTGTCCAAACCCATCCACCCCTTCGTCATCTCCGGAGCTAACCACATCACTCCGCACACGGAGATCAACGTCACCATCAGTGCCTTCACGTACTGGCGATCCTCCCCATCTTCCTCCGCGCGCCTCTTCAGCCCTTCAGGCAAACCTTCTCAACCGACGCGCCCCCGTGTCTACGTGCGGCACTTCATCGATCCGATCATGGACACGCACAACATCGAAGCCATCTTCCGGTGGTCCCCGCCGGAGACTCCCAACGGTCCCATCATCGCCTACAAGGTGCACTGCTGGTACGAAGAGGACGGCGTCGCCAACCATGTCCTCCTGGGCGACCGAATCAACGGGACGGAGAAGATCGTCCGGGATCTGCTGCTCAACGTCACCTACTTCTTCCGGGTACAGGCGGCTACGACCGCCCGGGACAGCGAAATGACTCCGGTGCGGGCGGTGGACACCGGGGAGGATCATCCAGTGCCTCAGGCACTCATCGGAACCAGAGATCACATCATTCGGATGGACTTCGATACGAAGAACTGGACGTACTTGGTGGGGACATCGACGCCGGTTAGGTTCCTGGCTCGGTTGGCTCGGGAGCGGAAGCTGTTTTGGGTCGATGAGAACAACGAGCTCTTCCAGTACGATGGGTTGACGAAGCTGAAACTGTACTCGATCAGCGGAGCGGTGACAGCTTTGACCGTAGACTGGATCCAACGGATACTGTATTGGTCGCAGCGGGAGCTGATCGGAAGCGCGATCTTCGCGTTCGATTTGAGCCGGTTCGAGCACGAAGGAGTCCACCTGGAGAAGATCGAGCACAGGGCTGGGTATATCAGTAACTTAGTCGTGTCGCCTTTCGATCGGAAGCTGTTCTGGGTGGAGCAAGTGCCGGAAAACGTGATCTTCATGCACAGCTTCAATGAGAACAGGACGAGAGAGTTTTTCGACGATAGCTTCGAGGAATGTCCCAATAGGACGGCCGGCATTACGGTGCATCCGATGCTAACGCTGCAGACCTCGGTCAGTGAAGAGGCCAAGCTGTTTTGGGGTGAGACCGGTCTCCGTTACGTCGGATTGACCAACAGGACCTGTGTGAACTTCGGGTTGGAGTACTATCCGAACATGACGAGCATCGCCAAGGACAGCGATCACTTCTACTGGTTAGACGGCAACGACACGATCGTACGGATGGATGAAACCGGAGATCAGAAAACAATTGCGATCCCTTACGCACGGACACTGCTCCCCTTACAGCTGCAGTACTTCCCGGAGCGGCGTTGCTTGATTCCACTGCAGAAAGATCAGGACTATCAGGCTAATCTGCTGCAGCGTACGGAGAACTCGTtgactttgctgctgccgaaagCGGAAGTCTACCCGAACTGTTCCACTCAGCCCAGTGGAATCCGGTACGTGATCTTCTACGAGGAATTAAGCGAGAAGAACCTCAATGGGACGATCGACTGCAGTCCCAGAAGTTGCCTCCAAGTCAGTTCCTACGATCGCAGCAAGACCATCGAAGGGTTGAAGCCCTTCACCAAGTACAAATTCCAGGTGATGTTGATCAACTACTACCAGGAGCACTACAAAGAGGTTGCCGAGCTGGACAGCCCTCGGATGGGTTCGACCACGGTGTTCAGTACGGCTGCGGGAGCTCCTTCCAAGCCGGAGAACGTCTACGCGGAGGCTATCAGCCCAACGGAAGCCATCGTGCATTGGACACTGTCGGCGGTGAAGAACAGCGATCGCGTCTGGTACGAGATCCACTGGCAGACGGAGAACATCCACGACGGGGTGAAGAACAAGCAGCAGCGGGTGATCGGAGGTAAGTTTTGCTCGGATCTCGGCACAGTTCGGCTGAGCGTTGATTTTCCCTCTGATTGCAGACTACAACGACCTACAGGGTAACGTCACGATCAATCTCACTCGCTTGCAACCGAACCACGCGTACGTCATCTGGGTACAAGCGTACTCCACCGATACGATGTTTACCGTGAGCGATCAGACGAAGATCGTTACCTTCCCGGAGCCGGACGATATCCACCTGGTGTACAACTCGTCCACGGAGCTGAGTATAAGCTGGGTGCCACATCAACACATTTTCCGGTAAGTTCTGTTACTCAGGCTTCACAGGACTTCAGTTGTTCACGATGTTCATTCTCCCAAACAGGTACAAGATCCAGTATTCGGCCGTCGGCAGCAAGTCCTGGGTGACGATCTTCGAAACGGGGGTCAACGAAACCACCCCCGAGAACGACGAATTCAAAGTGACCGGCCTACAACCGAAGACCCAGTACCGCTTCATCGTGCTGCTGTTCTACCCGAACCGTCAGGATCCGTACGTGTGGCCTCCCGATGCACGGTTCGTCTACGAAACCGACGCGGATCATCCCAGTTCTCCGGGTCGTCCGATCGTGACACAACTTCGCCAGGACATCTACAAAGTGTCCTGGGAACCAGCAAAGGACAACGGAGCCGTCATTCTGGAGTACGCCCTGGAAGCTCTGGTGCGATCACCTCGTAATACAAATAGGGTCGAACGCAGCGTTGAACAACTGGAAGAAGACGACGACTCCGAGGAGATGAATAACACGATTCCGACGCGCATGGACGTCATTACCACGGACAGCCAAGAGTACGTGACCTTCGACGAACGTTGGGACCTGGTGTACAACGGAACCGACGTCTACTGGATCATTCCGGAGAAGTTGACTTTCCACAAGAACAAGTTCCGAGTCCGCGCCCGCAACTCTTGCGGCTGGGGTCCATTCAGCGGTGAGAGCGATCCCATCAGCGAACCGCTGCTCTCCAGCCAAACCGGTAGCTACCTGATGATCGTGGTGGTGAGCATTTGCGCGATCGTCATAGTGTTCTTCGTACTGATCTGCGTCTTTGGTGAGTATTGTGCCGCCTTCAGCATCGCCATCGTTCGTTCCATTGCCGCCATCCGTCGTTCCGTTTCACCGTCACTCATGCCCTCATGTGTGTTATTTCCATTGTGTTTCTCCTTTGCAGCGTGCCGTCGGGCCGAGCTTAAAAAGAAAATTCTAATCGATGCAACCACTACTCGCATTCCAGATGTGGAGCTGGCGAACCTTCGCGAGCTGCCACGCCGAGGCAATTTCATTCACAGCAACAACATCCTGTACAGCTCGAGCCCGCTGACGGACTCGGAGATCGCGCTGCTGCCGCAGATCCGTCGGGAACAGGTTGGTTTCCAGGTTGTGGCTTAGGCTTGTCAGCTATTCTAACGATACGTTTCGTTGCAGATCTCGATGACCAGTTCGCCGTTCCTGGGTAGTGGAGCATTCGGAGAAGTCTACGAAGGTATCGTCAAGGGAGTTGGAGGCGAAGCAGAGACACGAGTTGCGATCAAGGTAAGTTTGATCCAAGATCACTACACTACAGTATGAGTTAACGATACCCTCTTTCGCAGACGCTACGGAAGGGAGCCACCGAGCAGGAGAAAGCCGAGTTCCTGCAGGAAGCTCACCTGATGAGCAACTTCAAGCACAGGCACATTCTGAAGCTGATAGGAGTCTGTCTGGATCTGGACTCGCTGTACATCATCATGGAGCTGATGCAGGGAGGTGACCTGCTAAGTTACCTGCGCTCAAACCGACCAACGCCTGGAATCCCTTCATCGCTGACCCTCTTGGATCTGATTTCGATGTGCGTGGACGTGGCGACGGGTTGCCGCTATCTGGAGGAGATGCACTTTGTCCACCGGGATCTGGCCTGCCGAAACTGCTTGGTGTCCTCCATGGATCCGAAGGAGCGAGTGGTCAAGATCGGAGACTTCGGACTGGCCAGGGATATCTACAAGAACGACTACTACCGGAAAGAGGGTGAAGGACTTCTGCCTGTAAGGTGGATGTCTCCGGAGAGCTTGGTGGATGGGGTGTTCACGTCGCAGTCGGACATTTGGGCGTTCGGAGTACTGCTATGGGAGATCATGACCCTTGGACAGCAGCCTTACCCGGCGAGGAACAACGTCGAAGTGCTGCATTACGTACGGGATGGTGGTCGACTCGGTCGACCACAGGACTGCCCAGATAAACTGTGAGTACTATTCTCCAAAGTTTCCaagaaaaaatcttcggaaatcaggggaaattctccggaattttcagggaaaattctccggaatttccaagtgaaattctccggaatttccaagggaaattctccgaaatttccaaggaaaattctccgaaatttccaagggaaattctccgaaatttccaagggaaattctccgaaatttccaagggaaattctccggaatttccaagggaaattctccggaatttccaagggaaattctccgcaatttccaagggaaattctccggaatttccaagggaaattctccggaatttccaagggaaattctccggaatttccaagggaaattctccggaatttccaagggaaattctccggaatttccaagggaaattctccggaatttccaagggaaattctccggaatttccaagcgaaattctccggaatttccaaaggaaattctccggaatttccaagggaaattctccggaatttccaagggaaattctctggaatttccaagggaaattctctggaatttccaagggaaattctctggaatttccaagagaaattctctggaatttccaagggaaattctctggaatttccaagggaaattctctggaatttccaggggaaattcttcggaatttccaggggaaattcttcggaatttccaggggaaattcttcggaatttccagggaaaattctccggaatttacaggggaaattctccggaatttccaggggaaattctccggaatttccaggagaaattctccggaatttccaggggaaattctccggaatttccaggggaaattctccggaatttccaggggaaattctccggaatttccaggggaaattctccggaatttccaggggaaattctccggaatttccaggggaaattctccggaatttccaggagaaattctccggaatttccaggggaaattctccggaatttccaggggaaattctccggaatttccaggggaaattctccggaatttccaggggaaattctccggaatttccaggggaaattctccggaatttccaggggaaattctccggaatttccaggtgaaattctccggaatttccaggggaaattctccggaattt includes:
- the LOC109432609 gene encoding proto-oncogene tyrosine-protein kinase ROS isoform X3; translation: MQRILGDPSKGGYCPVVLIALIVVGLASPDQVEALTEVELEDDYLVATKEFEQQCIHRCPDQNRTGFNEHIDVSCGSDCYITQCGHGCRLWEKALESSCQNVCNKTDQELFEPKELYCVMGCNDALQRYFKWLKSEIGSPPAPALVADSLTATSLSLEWKIPDRLVQLSRHKDHAPRSYLVQWRYEEVAGDWKFCRNQSMGDNSTIRVDNLQPYTKYRFRVALILSPNRDDALISEQSVIILTLPQGVPTSEPKIVRAVAVDHSRISISWEPGPFPNGPILSYVLQITDLDSEDYSALKDIPESNTSRYYIYEKLKPERNYSVSVSMRNPEGEGPRSTTFVKTLPQPPDQEEAINPTLILCADRSVLLQSSNMFTDRPSYFYRSKVHVIRGTAIHIRRNLIFISDDAGYIYKTPLKAAERNRTAIFNPDAGHNFRPTLLSIDWLNDHLYILGYVKATDMWQISRCDLNGDRMTVAYAGLQSEPAHFEVDPFNGYLFWVISGFGKDAGLFRLDLGDISNGVKHEISPHRLNNLHNLGAFTINHANFRVLVSDQTNNTVLSISLDGSITEDIRKNTEQARFGKVKSIVLVNGLFYWTNGKDVFVEDHHKTYDRYYHNTISIETNITYLSIYVNLSSAQPVPTPVNPPRNVQALLTNSKIKIFWNVPHLLGIKGKGAWQEWRYVLEVIDGKKIRNINGTTFISEELALVSPGQEYLIKAAAYTDAGQGPWSSEFRVRTLKDTHNRHLVWSSSEGILRSDVIGDSVETLIGRSELEDGEVTDIGWFENILYVVSSSTLMFYNQSEGGVTKLREMESVECVAVDWIGRRLYYYNPSQQMIMRSSLHGEQPELIHNVNNVRSIKFDALRGFIYHFTAYVVEAFRLNGKDRHSYYMENNRFAGKEVIGMTLDMDSKKVYWIVRAMNNLEVFSANMAGTGSPKAISTIAVLSDQHSVGPLTHFSDRLLWLQKDEIVVGDLQAENLAHIKNQKLNGTRAFAIIDPAHHVYPEDNRKINVLPAQVNDSSIRIHGTWKKFQIVWDPVSNVDYGKVFYKLTIKVAGRQEEILELSKPIHPFVISGANHITPHTEINVTISAFTYWRSSPSSSARLFSPSGKPSQPTRPRVYVRHFIDPIMDTHNIEAIFRWSPPETPNGPIIAYKVHCWYEEDGVANHVLLGDRINGTEKIVRDLLLNVTYFFRVQAATTARDSEMTPVRAVDTGEDHPVPQALIGTRDHIIRMDFDTKNWTYLVGTSTPVRFLARLARERKLFWVDENNELFQYDGLTKLKLYSISGAVTALTVDWIQRILYWSQRELIGSAIFAFDLSRFEHEGVHLEKIEHRAGYISNLVVSPFDRKLFWVEQVPENVIFMHSFNENRTREFFDDSFEECPNRTAGITVHPMLTLQTSVSEEAKLFWGETGLRYVGLTNRTCVNFGLEYYPNMTSIAKDSDHFYWLDGNDTIVRMDETGDQKTIAIPYARTLLPLQLQYFPERRCLIPLQKDQDYQANLLQRTENSLTLLLPKAEVYPNCSTQPSGIRYVIFYEELSEKNLNGTIDCSPRSCLQVSSYDRSKTIEGLKPFTKYKFQVMLINYYQEHYKEVAELDSPRMGSTTVFSTAAGAPSKPENVYAEAISPTEAIVHWTLSAVKNSDRVWYEIHWQTENIHDGVKNKQQRVIGDYNDLQGNVTINLTRLQPNHAYVIWVQAYSTDTMFTVSDQTKIVTFPEPDDIHLVYNSSTELSISWVPHQHIFRYKIQYSAVGSKSWVTIFETGVNETTPENDEFKVTGLQPKTQYRFIVLLFYPNRQDPYVWPPDARFVYETDADHPSSPGRPIVTQLRQDIYKVSWEPAKDNGAVILEYALEALVRSPRNTNRVERSVEQLEEDDDSEEMNNTIPTRMDVITTDSQEYVTFDERWDLVYNGTDVYWIIPEKLTFHKNKFRVRARNSCGWGPFSGESDPISEPLLSSQTGSYLMIVVVSICAIVIVFFVLICVFDVELANLRELPRRGNFIHSNNILYSSSPLTDSEIALLPQIRREQISMTSSPFLGSGAFGEVYEGIVKGVGGEAETRVAIKTLRKGATEQEKAEFLQEAHLMSNFKHRHILKLIGVCLDLDSLYIIMELMQGGDLLSYLRSNRPTPGIPSSLTLLDLISMCVDVATGCRYLEEMHFVHRDLACRNCLVSSMDPKERVVKIGDFGLARDIYKNDYYRKEGEGLLPVRWMSPESLVDGVFTSQSDIWAFGVLLWEIMTLGQQPYPARNNVEVLHYVRDGGRLGRPQDCPDKLYDLMLKCWSYSPDDRPTFRYLLEVLKNLKEETSDSIKITSQFPCKVQNGAVFNRSYLLSDINHNPFMADIKFVGNSGSGGGFIITPPTSSSGGSGATVMTTTIPKYLELVYDDSQCQNSKCSTGEDVPLTVGLPPASPQQNQVMPTDNGYEIPINEILLRQHSSNSIKGRTFSNSSTVSNVSTLPAVVTPTGASSSHNPDDCSSLEALLPMNSILTVKLPPSEDEPPTTFDGGVDYSETVAQSTVETNETSINSEHLPIAAGSGEDDQSRSVL